The following coding sequences are from one Leptolyngbya sp. NIES-3755 window:
- a CDS encoding hypothetical protein (hypothetical protein Rcas_4397;~similar to AA sequence:cyanobase_aa:LBDG_50270): MKPLEYYQPTLPNLSIEQLPPRRHRRSSDLNHIRVHDRACHDWYRFVLSFPPHLVQKYLTDFGMGSDQRVLDPFCGTGTTVVECKKQGVPSVGVEANQMAWFAGTTKLDWSIDQNRLLDHATKIAELAHANLDRPLQTLSEEQTQLLLKNSISELPLHKALILLEQLEKHKDEHCDRHERLALAKILVYSISNLKFAPEVSIGKPKQDAPVIELWLDEIRQIATDLEYLKSLKDTPAMIHHADSRSLLKVLEPNSIDAVITSPPYPNEKDYTRTTRLESVLLGFLKTKADLRTLKQGLMRSNSRCVYRSDNDDQWVANHPEIQRIANEIEAKRIELKKTSGFERQYARATKLYFGGMAKHLADLRQALRPNAQLAYVVGDQASYLRVMIRTGELIADLAKSLGYEVTDIELFRTRLATATKEQLREEVVLLKWKGN, translated from the coding sequence TTGAAACCGTTGGAATATTATCAGCCGACTCTTCCTAATTTATCGATCGAACAACTGCCCCCCCGTCGTCATCGTCGCAGTTCTGATCTCAATCATATTCGTGTTCACGATCGCGCCTGTCACGATTGGTATCGCTTTGTGCTGTCGTTTCCACCTCATCTGGTGCAGAAGTATTTGACGGATTTTGGCATGGGTTCTGATCAGCGGGTTCTCGATCCTTTTTGTGGCACTGGAACGACCGTTGTAGAGTGTAAAAAACAAGGCGTTCCAAGTGTTGGAGTTGAAGCGAATCAAATGGCTTGGTTTGCAGGGACAACGAAATTAGATTGGTCGATCGATCAAAATCGCTTACTCGATCACGCTACGAAAATCGCAGAATTGGCTCACGCGAATCTCGATCGACCACTCCAAACATTATCAGAAGAACAAACACAGTTATTACTGAAGAATTCGATTAGCGAATTGCCTCTACATAAGGCATTGATTCTATTAGAGCAATTAGAAAAACATAAAGATGAACATTGCGATCGACATGAAAGACTCGCATTAGCTAAAATTCTTGTTTATTCCATCAGCAATCTAAAATTTGCACCAGAAGTGAGTATCGGAAAACCGAAACAAGATGCTCCGGTGATCGAACTTTGGTTAGATGAAATTCGACAAATTGCTACTGATTTAGAGTATTTGAAATCGCTGAAAGATACGCCAGCAATGATTCATCACGCGGACTCTCGCAGTTTGTTGAAAGTTTTGGAACCGAACTCGATCGATGCGGTCATTACTTCGCCACCGTATCCGAATGAGAAAGATTACACTCGCACAACTCGATTAGAGTCGGTCTTGCTTGGATTCTTGAAAACGAAGGCTGATTTAAGGACATTGAAACAGGGATTAATGCGATCGAACTCTCGGTGCGTTTATCGATCGGACAATGACGATCAGTGGGTGGCAAATCATCCAGAGATTCAACGAATTGCGAACGAGATTGAAGCCAAGCGAATTGAATTGAAAAAAACGAGTGGATTCGAGCGGCAATATGCACGAGCGACAAAACTCTATTTCGGTGGGATGGCGAAACACTTAGCTGATTTGCGCCAAGCTTTAAGACCGAATGCACAGTTGGCTTACGTGGTGGGAGATCAGGCTTCTTATTTGCGCGTCATGATTCGGACAGGAGAACTCATCGCAGACTTGGCGAAATCACTCGGTTACGAAGTCACTGATATCGAGCTTTTCCGAACGCGATTGGCGACCGCGACTAAAGAGCAATTGCGCGAAGAAGTTGTTCTACTGAAGTGGAAAGGGAACTAG
- a CDS encoding hypothetical protein (similar to AA sequence:cyanobase_aa:LBDG_50260), whose translation MMIIWLIAAWIGGIAAILGSLMIVASLLLWTIPGDQTGRLKVLGFSIVCAIVGFLLLRLVPFPLQ comes from the coding sequence ATGATGATCATTTGGCTGATAGCGGCGTGGATTGGCGGAATTGCAGCGATTCTAGGAAGTTTGATGATTGTTGCTTCCTTGTTGCTTTGGACGATTCCAGGTGATCAGACAGGTCGGTTGAAGGTATTAGGATTCTCGATCGTTTGTGCGATCGTGGGTTTTCTCTTGCTCCGCCTAGTTCCCTTTCCACTTCAGTAG
- a CDS encoding phycobilisome degradation protein nblA (similar to AA sequence:cyanobase_aa:LBDG_50250), translating into MSQPVELSLEQQFSIRSFETQVKQMSREQAQEFLVQLYEQMLMRETMYRHFLKHEWGLESGPMG; encoded by the coding sequence ATGAGTCAACCTGTCGAACTTTCCTTGGAACAACAATTCAGCATCCGCTCGTTCGAGACGCAAGTGAAACAAATGAGCCGTGAACAGGCACAAGAGTTTCTCGTCCAACTGTACGAACAAATGTTAATGCGCGAGACGATGTACCGTCACTTCCTCAAGCATGAGTGGGGTTTAGAGTCCGGTCCCATGGGCTAA
- a CDS encoding RNA-binding region RNP-1 (similar to AA sequence:cyanobase_aa:LBDG_00410), protein MSIYVGNLSYEVVQENLAEIFAEFGTVKRVQLPTDRETGRLRGFGFVEMSSDAEEDAAIEALNGAEWMGRDLTVNKAKPREERGPSRGGFDRKGGSSRRY, encoded by the coding sequence ATGTCAATCTACGTTGGAAACCTCTCTTATGAGGTTGTGCAAGAAAATCTTGCAGAGATTTTTGCTGAGTTTGGAACGGTTAAGCGCGTTCAGCTTCCGACTGATCGTGAAACCGGACGGTTACGCGGCTTCGGATTCGTTGAAATGTCTAGCGATGCGGAAGAAGATGCCGCGATCGAAGCGCTGAACGGTGCGGAATGGATGGGACGCGACTTGACCGTAAATAAGGCGAAACCTCGTGAAGAGCGTGGTCCGTCTCGTGGTGGATTCGATCGTAAAGGTGGATCTTCGCGCCGCTATTAA
- a CDS encoding 30S ribosomal protein S21 (similar to AA sequence:cyanobase_aa:LBDG_00430) translates to MTQVIPGENESIESTLRRFKREVSKAEIFPDMRKHRYFETPIEKRKRKALAKQKQRRRKIRN, encoded by the coding sequence ATGACGCAAGTGATTCCAGGTGAGAATGAAAGCATTGAGTCCACTTTGCGACGATTTAAGCGAGAAGTTTCTAAAGCAGAGATCTTCCCAGATATGCGGAAACACCGCTATTTTGAAACCCCGATCGAGAAGCGAAAACGCAAAGCTCTAGCAAAACAGAAGCAGCGCAGAAGAAAGATCCGCAATTAG
- a CDS encoding hypothetical protein (similar to AA sequence:cyanobase_aa:NIES39_C05100): protein MKYLIDTNVLLRSVEAKHPMNYAAVNAVQVLLAQGEDLCIMPQNLIEFWAVATRPSSVNGLDLSLTQATAELTSLKSIFTLQLDAPSLFAEWERLVTTYQVIGKQAHDTRLVAGMLTHQISHLLTFNTADFKRFTEITAIDPRQVSR from the coding sequence GTGAAGTATTTAATTGATACCAACGTCTTACTACGAAGCGTTGAAGCGAAGCATCCAATGAATTATGCGGCAGTTAATGCTGTTCAGGTCTTGTTAGCGCAAGGAGAAGACCTCTGTATCATGCCGCAGAACCTCATCGAATTTTGGGCGGTTGCAACTCGTCCTAGCAGCGTCAACGGATTAGATTTATCGTTGACGCAAGCGACCGCTGAACTGACCTCGTTAAAGAGCATTTTCACGCTTCAACTCGATGCTCCGTCTCTATTTGCTGAATGGGAAAGATTGGTGACGACCTATCAGGTAATTGGCAAGCAAGCCCATGATACGCGACTGGTTGCAGGCATGTTAACGCATCAGATTTCTCACTTGCTTACATTCAATACGGCTGACTTCAAGCGATTTACTGAGATTACAGCGATCGATCCTCGCCAAGTCTCAAGGTGA
- a CDS encoding hypothetical protein (similar to AA sequence:cyanobase_aa:NIES39_C05110) — protein MTIQLDLKPETEARLIAQAAARGMSVEELISATIDTLLTASDSDDAVLSPQERAEKFVRWAKSHNIQTQPLSDEAISRENIYREREDSQ, from the coding sequence ATGACCATCCAACTCGACCTCAAACCAGAGACCGAAGCCCGGTTAATTGCTCAAGCTGCTGCACGTGGGATGTCAGTAGAAGAATTAATTAGTGCAACGATCGACACGCTATTGACTGCTTCAGACTCAGATGACGCAGTTCTTTCCCCTCAAGAACGGGCAGAAAAATTTGTCCGATGGGCAAAAAGTCACAATATTCAGACACAGCCACTTTCTGATGAAGCCATTAGCCGTGAAAATATTTACCGGGAGCGCGAAGATAGTCAGTAG
- a CDS encoding homoserine dehydrogenase (similar to AA sequence:cyanobase_aa:LBDG_09630), whose product MAFKVGLLGLGTVGTGTVEILRDPAQRHPLLQEIEIHKVGVRSIDQPRIVPTELLTTDLESIVTDPEIDIVIEVMGGLEPARSLMLKAIQHKKHVVTANKAAIAKFGDEIFTAASEAGVYVLLEAAVGGGIPVIEPLKQSLCANRINTVTGIVNGTTNYILTRMQIEGGDFTEILTDAQKLGYAEADPTADVDGFDAADKIAILASLAFGGRIKLPEVYCEGIRNVSTIEIAYAEKLGFVIKLLAIAKRKSSDELEVRVHPTLIPKSHPLASVNDVYNAILIEGEPIGQVMFFGRGAGSGPTASAVVADILKIAALLKVAHASEPNESPMLDPLLACSHQHYCTIAPMEELYTRFYARFLTQDYPGVIGKVGTCFGDHEVSLESVVQAGFRDGAAEIVVVTHEVQEGNFRKALSEIENMEAISKVASVLRVLSA is encoded by the coding sequence GTGGCGTTTAAAGTCGGTTTGTTGGGATTGGGAACAGTCGGGACTGGAACGGTTGAAATTCTCCGTGATCCGGCTCAGCGTCACCCGTTACTGCAAGAGATTGAAATTCATAAGGTGGGGGTGCGATCGATCGATCAACCCCGAATCGTGCCGACTGAGTTATTAACCACGGATTTAGAGTCGATCGTGACTGATCCCGAAATTGATATCGTAATCGAAGTCATGGGCGGATTAGAACCTGCTCGATCGCTGATGTTAAAAGCGATTCAACATAAAAAGCACGTTGTGACCGCCAATAAAGCTGCGATCGCGAAATTTGGAGATGAGATCTTTACAGCGGCATCCGAAGCAGGCGTTTACGTCTTACTCGAAGCTGCGGTCGGCGGTGGTATTCCGGTGATTGAACCGCTCAAACAATCGCTCTGTGCCAATCGAATTAATACCGTGACTGGAATCGTTAACGGTACGACGAACTATATTCTGACTCGGATGCAGATTGAAGGCGGCGATTTTACGGAAATTCTCACCGATGCTCAGAAATTAGGATATGCCGAAGCTGATCCAACTGCCGATGTGGATGGATTCGATGCAGCGGACAAGATTGCAATTCTGGCATCACTGGCATTTGGGGGACGGATTAAATTACCGGAAGTCTATTGTGAAGGAATTCGCAACGTCAGCACGATCGAGATTGCATACGCTGAAAAACTTGGATTCGTGATCAAACTTTTGGCGATCGCCAAACGCAAATCAAGCGACGAACTCGAAGTTAGAGTGCATCCCACGCTCATTCCGAAGTCGCATCCCCTCGCCAGCGTCAACGATGTTTACAACGCGATTTTGATTGAAGGGGAACCGATCGGGCAAGTAATGTTCTTTGGACGAGGAGCGGGATCAGGTCCGACCGCCAGCGCAGTCGTCGCGGACATTTTGAAGATTGCGGCACTCCTCAAAGTTGCTCATGCGTCTGAGCCGAACGAGTCCCCGATGCTCGATCCATTATTGGCTTGTTCACATCAGCATTATTGTACGATCGCGCCCATGGAAGAACTTTACACCCGCTTCTATGCTCGCTTTCTCACTCAAGATTATCCTGGCGTGATTGGCAAAGTAGGAACCTGTTTTGGCGATCACGAAGTCAGCTTAGAATCCGTCGTCCAAGCAGGATTCAGAGATGGAGCAGCGGAAATTGTCGTCGTAACTCATGAAGTTCAGGAAGGAAACTTCCGCAAAGCATTGAGTGAAATTGAAAACATGGAAGCGATCTCGAAAGTTGCGAGTGTTTTACGAGTTCTATCCGCTTAA
- a CDS encoding pyruvate dehydrogenase E1 beta subunit (similar to AA sequence:cyanobase_aa:LBDG_48080) — MAETLFFNALREAIDEEMAKDPTVLVMGEDVGHYGGSYKVTKDLYKKYGDLRLLDTPIAENSFTGMAVGAAMTGLRPIIEGMNMGFLLLAFNQISNNAGMLRYTSGGNFTIPIVIRGPGGVGSRLGAEHSQRLEAYFQAVPGLKIVACSTPYNAKGLLKSAIRDNNPVLFFEHVLLYNLKEDLPSEEYYLPLDKAEIVRKGKDVTILTYSRMRHHAMQAMKTLDKEGYDCEVIDLLSLKPLDFDTIGESIRKTHRVIIVEECMRTGGIGAELTASINDRFFDELDAPVLRMSSQDIPTPYNGALEALTIVQPPQIVEAVRNMVPLKV, encoded by the coding sequence ATGGCAGAGACACTCTTCTTTAATGCCCTTCGAGAAGCGATCGACGAAGAAATGGCAAAAGACCCGACGGTTTTGGTGATGGGCGAAGATGTCGGGCATTATGGCGGTTCTTACAAAGTCACAAAGGATTTATATAAGAAGTACGGTGATTTGCGATTGCTCGATACGCCGATCGCAGAAAATAGCTTTACCGGAATGGCAGTCGGAGCGGCAATGACTGGATTGCGCCCGATTATCGAAGGGATGAACATGGGATTTCTCTTGCTGGCGTTCAACCAAATCTCGAATAATGCGGGAATGTTGCGCTACACGTCAGGTGGAAATTTCACCATCCCGATCGTGATTCGCGGTCCGGGTGGAGTGGGTTCTCGTCTCGGTGCAGAACATTCCCAACGTCTAGAAGCTTATTTCCAAGCTGTTCCTGGATTGAAGATCGTTGCCTGTTCAACTCCTTACAACGCGAAAGGCTTATTGAAATCAGCGATTCGAGACAATAATCCAGTGCTGTTCTTTGAACACGTTCTGCTTTACAACTTGAAGGAAGATTTGCCAAGCGAGGAATATTACTTGCCGCTGGATAAAGCCGAAATTGTTCGCAAAGGGAAAGATGTGACGATTCTCACTTATTCGAGAATGCGTCACCATGCGATGCAAGCGATGAAGACTCTAGATAAAGAAGGCTATGACTGCGAAGTGATCGATCTGTTGTCGCTCAAACCCTTAGACTTTGACACGATCGGCGAATCAATTCGCAAAACTCACCGGGTGATCATCGTTGAAGAATGTATGCGAACGGGTGGAATTGGTGCGGAATTGACGGCATCGATTAACGATCGCTTTTTCGATGAACTCGATGCGCCTGTGTTGCGAATGTCGTCTCAGGATATTCCAACTCCGTACAATGGAGCTTTAGAAGCGTTAACGATCGTGCAACCGCCGCAGATTGTGGAGGCAGTTCGCAACATGGTTCCGCTGAAGGTTTAG